CTTCTTGGGCATGCGCAAGCCCACCCGCCATCAGAAGCTGCTCAGCGCCGCCACGCCCGCCGAGGGCGCGGCCAGCGCCCCCATCTTCCGCATCACCTCGCCCAACCTCGACAGGCACCGGGACCGTGTCCTCGCCGTGAAGTCCGAGGGTGAGGGCGCGGAGGTGCGCGTTCCGCTTCTCTGGGAGCACAACAGTTGGACGCCCGCCATCGGCTTCGCGCGCTGCTACCGCGAGGGCGACGCGTGGGTGATGGCGCCCGTCTTCGACGAGGTGGACGAGCTGTCCAAGACGGTGGCCGGCAAGGTGAAGGCGGGCTCCCTCTTCACGTGCTCCATCGGCTTCTCCCCGGTGGAGGAGCCGGTGCCCAACGCCGAGGGCGGCTTCGACTATCCGATGGTGGAATTGCTCGAAGTCTCCATCGTCAACGTGCCCGCCAACGCGGACGCGGTGCGCCTGCGCTCGGCGGGTACGGGGCGGGGCCGGCCCAACCTGGGCGCCGCCCTCAAGGCGCTCGTGGCCAGCCAGGCCGCCGTGCTCGCGGTGCTGAAGGCCGAGGGTGACGCGCCAGAGGACGTGGATGAGCCCGACGAGGAGTCGCCTCCGGAAGGTGAGGACAAGGCCGTCGGCGACGAGAGTGAAGCCCCGGGCAGGCTGACGCCGCAGGGCTTTGCGGAAGGGCTGCTGGCCCACCTCCAGGCCGGCGCGCAGATGGTGGCGGACTTCCTCGCGGACGCGGATGGCCTCGTCGGCGGCGAGCACGACTTGCTGGTGTGGGTGGCGGAGGGCGCGAAGGCGAGCTTCGACCAGAGCATCAGCGACCTGGAAGCGTACCTCTCCGGCGAGGAGGCGGAACTGCCCGCCGACGGTGAGGAGCAGGCGGCGAGCGCCTCTGACGACGAGGGCGTCGAGGCCTCCGAGGAGGACTTGGAAAACAGCGAGGAACCGGAGGACGGCGAAGCCCTGCCCGACGAGGAGGCCGCCTCCGAGGTGTCCGAAGACGAGCCCACCGAGGAAGAGGCGAAGGCCCTGCGCCTGCGCGTCCGCAAACACCTCGGCTTCTCCGTCGAAGCGGTCGCTGCCCTCACGGGTGGCGAGCTCCGCCGGTACGCCGCGCTCACCGCATAGGGCCGCCCCTTCTTCCTTTCCAACCTCTTGCAGCAACTGGAGCCGTCATGCCGAACCCCGCCACGAAGCCCACGCCGAAGCCCGCCGCGCCCAACACCCCTGCCGCCCGCACGCGTACCGCGCCGCCGCCTGCGCGTACCGCCGTGGCTCCGGCGACGCCCGCCGCCCTGCCCGATGCACTCCAGCGCGCGGTGGATGCCGCCGCGGTGAAGGCCGTCGAAGCCGGCTTCGCCTCGCGTCCCACTCCCGCCCCTGTCCAGGGCCCTGTCACCTCCGGGGCCAAGGACCTTCAGATGGACCCGCCGACGGGTTGCGAGGCCCAGGCGCGCATGGGGGTGCGCCTCAAGGCGCTGTACGTGCAGAGCGCGGAGCGGCTGAACATCGCGCACCGGCCGGGCATCGAGAAGCTCAAGTCCTACGTCGAGCGTTGCAAGTCGGTGGGCATCTTCGCGGGCATCTTCGAGCAGGGTGGCGCGCTCTACTCGCGCGAGACGCGCTCCGAGGAAGTCATCGAATTGCTGCGTGCGGACGCCATCCTCCTGTCGGCCGGCGCGCGCACCGTTTCGGGCTACGGCGGCAAGTTCACCGTGGGCCGCATCAACCAGGGGCCGACCGTCTTCTGGGTCGGCGAGGGCCAGCCGCCGGCGAAGTCCGACATGAAGACGGGCGCGGTGGAGCTCGGTGCGCACAAGGCCATGG
The sequence above is drawn from the Corallococcus sp. NCRR genome and encodes:
- a CDS encoding HK97 family phage prohead protease codes for the protein MRKPTRHQKLLSAATPAEGAASAPIFRITSPNLDRHRDRVLAVKSEGEGAEVRVPLLWEHNSWTPAIGFARCYREGDAWVMAPVFDEVDELSKTVAGKVKAGSLFTCSIGFSPVEEPVPNAEGGFDYPMVELLEVSIVNVPANADAVRLRSAGTGRGRPNLGAALKALVASQAAVLAVLKAEGDAPEDVDEPDEESPPEGEDKAVGDESEAPGRLTPQGFAEGLLAHLQAGAQMVADFLADADGLVGGEHDLLVWVAEGAKASFDQSISDLEAYLSGEEAELPADGEEQAASASDDEGVEASEEDLENSEEPEDGEALPDEEAASEVSEDEPTEEEAKALRLRVRKHLGFSVEAVAALTGGELRRYAALTA
- a CDS encoding phage major capsid protein, with amino-acid sequence MPNPATKPTPKPAAPNTPAARTRTAPPPARTAVAPATPAALPDALQRAVDAAAVKAVEAGFASRPTPAPVQGPVTSGAKDLQMDPPTGCEAQARMGVRLKALYVQSAERLNIAHRPGIEKLKSYVERCKSVGIFAGIFEQGGALYSRETRSEEVIELLRADAILLSAGARTVSGYGGKFTVGRINQGPTVFWVGEGQPPAKSDMKTGAVELGAHKAMALVPISNDTMRLGNSTAAADVGREVSQAMALEVDLAGLYGKGAKKPTGIFELVPNGNKAAITGTTIEQIRNDLKMKLIKPVTKSKLKLAGNQAFYFMDSSNHLYLSELRDSAGYIFPGLSDFENPRLNGFPVKVTESIADLGHIGFGLASQLYYGEASELEATVGEASGDFESDQMTLRMVWEGDWALRHRQSFAFLTGATYGS